In one Saccharibacillus brassicae genomic region, the following are encoded:
- a CDS encoding DUF3221 domain-containing protein — translation MIKYSFIFILMMTFLVGCQSNNKESANSPAENWDQQHGIVILKENERILVTQDANKEDLKINNVEKILNENKPNAIFLAIPKNIYEKIEIGYEVEFKIKGSIDFSYPAQATADDIKIIRK, via the coding sequence TTGATAAAATATAGTTTTATTTTTATTTTAATGATGACATTTCTAGTGGGGTGTCAGTCAAATAATAAAGAGTCTGCAAACTCACCTGCAGAAAATTGGGATCAACAGCATGGTATTGTAATTTTAAAGGAAAATGAACGCATTTTAGTGACTCAAGATGCCAATAAAGAAGATTTAAAAATAAATAATGTTGAAAAAATATTAAATGAGAACAAGCCTAATGCCATTTTTCTTGCTATTCCGAAAAATATTTACGAAAAGATTGAAATAGGTTATGAAGTAGAATTTAAAATTAAAGGTAGTATTGATTTTTCTTACCCTGCTCAAGCAACAGCAGATGATATCAAAATAATTCGTAAATAA
- a CDS encoding MurR/RpiR family transcriptional regulator, with the protein MSATLLLIKEGLDRFSPQEKRLADYILEQPELVQRLGITELASACGISAATVTRFCKSLRFKGFPDFKMRLIGELSRPSEAATYQDIVAGRPLKEIARAIEANHLSSITDTTRLLDPEALERAVAALGSARRIDLYGMGTSSIVAQDLYQKLIRIGKSCTAFADSHMQITSASTLNTGDVALAISYSGETPETIAALRCAKDAGALTLSLTRYGTSPLPDLADIPLFTSSLEEGVRRGAMASRIAQLHVIDILFAGMLSEGFDEYVPMLEQSYHNVRQYLNPPGGAKS; encoded by the coding sequence ATGTCCGCTACGCTGCTGCTGATCAAAGAAGGGCTGGACCGCTTCTCCCCGCAGGAGAAACGGCTGGCCGACTACATCCTGGAACAACCGGAGCTCGTCCAGCGCCTCGGCATTACGGAGCTTGCGTCCGCCTGCGGAATCAGCGCGGCAACGGTGACGAGGTTTTGCAAATCGCTGCGCTTCAAAGGATTTCCCGATTTCAAAATGCGCCTGATCGGCGAGCTGTCGCGCCCGTCCGAAGCGGCCACGTATCAGGATATCGTCGCCGGACGGCCGCTCAAAGAGATCGCGCGCGCCATCGAAGCCAACCATCTCTCCTCGATTACCGACACGACCCGGCTGCTCGATCCCGAAGCGCTGGAACGGGCCGTCGCGGCGCTCGGCAGTGCCCGGCGTATCGACCTGTACGGCATGGGCACGTCGTCGATCGTCGCGCAGGATCTGTATCAGAAGCTGATCCGGATCGGCAAAAGCTGTACCGCGTTCGCCGATTCGCATATGCAGATCACGTCGGCGTCCACGCTCAATACCGGCGACGTGGCGCTGGCGATTTCGTATTCGGGCGAGACGCCGGAGACGATCGCCGCGCTCCGCTGCGCCAAAGACGCCGGAGCGCTCACGCTGTCGCTGACCCGGTACGGCACCAGTCCCCTGCCCGATCTGGCGGATATTCCGCTGTTCACCTCGTCGCTCGAAGAAGGCGTGCGGCGCGGCGCGATGGCGTCCCGGATCGCGCAGCTGCACGTGATCGACATCTTGTTCGCGGGCATGCTGAGCGAAGGCTTCGACGAATACGTGCCCATGCTCGAACAGTCCTACCACAACGTCCGTCAGTATCTCAACCCACCCGGAGGTGCCAAATCATGA
- a CDS encoding DUF3817 domain-containing protein: protein MLNTMLGRFKLIGYMEGVSFLLLLLVAMPLKYAAGVDMAVTIVGAAHGALFVLYILAAFHAFIALKWGMTKLFWALVASVLPIGTFVFESYLKKEIQAGRAYATPEEARGLRRAG from the coding sequence ATGCTGAATACCATGCTCGGAAGATTCAAACTGATCGGGTACATGGAAGGGGTCTCGTTTCTGCTGCTGCTTCTGGTGGCGATGCCGCTGAAGTACGCCGCGGGCGTCGATATGGCCGTGACGATCGTGGGAGCGGCGCACGGCGCGCTGTTCGTGCTGTACATTCTGGCCGCGTTCCACGCGTTTATCGCACTCAAGTGGGGCATGACCAAGTTGTTCTGGGCGCTCGTCGCGTCCGTCCTGCCGATCGGCACTTTCGTGTTCGAGTCGTATTTGAAAAAAGAGATCCAGGCGGGCCGCGCTTACGCGACGCCGGAAGAAGCTCGTGGACTGCGGCGGGCGGGGTAA
- a CDS encoding spore coat protein, whose amino-acid sequence MTTPKSMTKETLVKAVTPMNDMAIATDMLLSAKTAVRSYAIALTEAASPKVRKVLKSQLDTAIKTHQQIADYMIENELYHPYDLQEQIDHDVKKSEIALEVVQQSKA is encoded by the coding sequence ATGACTACGCCAAAATCGATGACCAAAGAAACGCTTGTCAAAGCCGTAACGCCGATGAACGACATGGCGATCGCCACCGATATGCTGCTGTCCGCCAAAACGGCCGTGCGCAGCTACGCGATTGCCCTGACCGAAGCGGCTTCGCCGAAAGTGCGTAAAGTGCTCAAATCCCAGTTGGATACGGCTATCAAAACGCACCAGCAAATCGCCGATTACATGATCGAGAACGAGCTGTACCATCCTTACGACCTGCAGGAGCAAATCGATCACGACGTGAAAAAATCGGAGATTGCGCTTGAAGTGGTGCAGCAGAGCAAAGCTTGA
- a CDS encoding aspartyl protease family protein codes for MDTGCAVTIFDIDLIEPTGLTIDPVKGRAVRMYGIGGQSELSFQQSIHSLTLNHHVLDNFVVQLGQTKEPYGFDGILGVDFLSTLQLNIDFKYMVVRKP; via the coding sequence TTGGATACAGGTTGTGCAGTCACAATCTTTGATATTGATTTAATCGAACCTACAGGTTTAACCATTGATCCAGTAAAAGGTCGTGCTGTGCGAATGTATGGAATTGGGGGTCAAAGTGAACTTTCATTTCAGCAGTCTATTCATTCATTGACCTTGAATCATCATGTACTAGATAATTTTGTCGTTCAGCTTGGACAGACAAAAGAACCTTATGGTTTTGATGGGATTCTAGGTGTGGATTTTTTATCGACTTTACAATTGAATATTGATTTTAAATATATGGTAGTTAGGAAACCCTAA
- a CDS encoding spore coat protein gives MATKELALHEKLEIHELVILKTSCVTKAVAMSGLVQDEKLRALMQEDIDNCMKAIDELKTLLIS, from the coding sequence ATGGCAACGAAGGAACTCGCTTTGCACGAAAAACTTGAGATCCACGAACTTGTGATTCTCAAAACATCCTGTGTGACCAAAGCCGTAGCGATGTCGGGACTGGTTCAGGACGAGAAGCTGAGAGCGCTCATGCAGGAAGACATCGACAATTGTATGAAAGCAATCGACGAACTCAAAACACTTTTGATCAGCTGA
- a CDS encoding VOC family protein, whose amino-acid sequence MMNIYPDEKSTAQTADTQVEMIPFLSLNGQAAAAIAFYEQVLDAEVLLKVSYAEMAQRDDSFRYAAGQEEWITHSVLRIGANKIMIAEEEQDTTRPWSAGNDFSLCLQSTDHAAIERLYDRLTADTRTVILAPLAANSFSSGYGAVRDPFGVVFQFTVTRHAF is encoded by the coding sequence ATGATGAATATCTATCCGGATGAAAAATCAACAGCTCAAACGGCGGACACGCAGGTAGAGATGATCCCTTTTCTGTCGCTCAACGGGCAGGCTGCGGCAGCGATCGCGTTCTATGAACAGGTGCTGGACGCCGAAGTGCTGCTGAAGGTCAGTTATGCGGAGATGGCGCAGAGAGACGACAGCTTCCGTTACGCGGCAGGACAAGAGGAATGGATTACCCATTCCGTGCTGCGGATCGGCGCCAACAAAATCATGATCGCGGAGGAAGAGCAGGATACGACGCGCCCGTGGAGCGCCGGCAACGACTTTTCGCTGTGCCTCCAGTCGACGGATCACGCTGCGATCGAGCGGCTGTACGACAGACTGACCGCCGATACGCGCACCGTCATCCTCGCGCCGCTGGCCGCCAATTCGTTCAGCAGCGGATACGGCGCAGTGCGCGACCCGTTCGGCGTCGTGTTCCAGTTTACGGTGACACGGCACGCTTTTTGA
- a CDS encoding tetratricopeptide repeat protein — translation MKRIDTHKKQAAQLNKAGLKLAQETHFEEAIIYFQKALQLYPNRATLYYNIANTLADLDRHEEAIIFFEQAIELEPNNPKYMYNKANSLSFLGESLEAISLYDLAINIAPHLSSLHFNKANVLRDLKKFDESLEFYNKAIEAEPNHASAYFNRAIVLKELELDQAAIESYKKHIEIVPDDDESHYNIGNLLYENNFFYEALEHFDKAIELNPKDVDYHYNKGMVLTKIGEIQKAKERFEFYRKLIAEVDKSN, via the coding sequence GTGAAAAGAATAGACACTCATAAGAAGCAAGCCGCTCAATTAAACAAAGCAGGATTAAAATTGGCCCAAGAAACCCATTTTGAAGAGGCAATTATCTACTTTCAAAAAGCGTTACAACTATATCCAAACCGCGCAACCCTCTATTACAACATAGCGAATACGTTAGCAGACTTGGATCGGCATGAAGAAGCCATTATCTTTTTTGAACAAGCTATAGAATTAGAGCCAAACAACCCTAAGTATATGTACAATAAGGCGAATTCTTTGTCATTTTTAGGAGAGTCGCTTGAGGCAATTTCCTTGTATGATTTAGCCATAAATATTGCCCCTCATCTCAGCTCTCTACACTTCAATAAAGCTAATGTATTAAGGGATCTAAAGAAATTTGATGAATCTTTGGAATTCTATAACAAAGCGATAGAAGCAGAACCCAATCATGCCTCTGCCTATTTTAATAGAGCTATTGTGTTGAAGGAACTTGAATTAGATCAGGCTGCAATCGAAAGCTATAAAAAACATATAGAAATTGTTCCTGATGACGATGAGTCTCACTACAATATAGGAAATCTTCTTTATGAAAATAATTTTTTTTATGAAGCATTGGAGCATTTTGATAAAGCGATTGAATTGAACCCGAAAGATGTAGATTATCACTATAATAAAGGTATGGTGCTGACAAAAATAGGCGAGATTCAAAAGGCTAAAGAAAGGTTCGAATTTTATCGAAAGCTGATTGCAGAAGTTGATAAGTCAAATTGA
- a CDS encoding type II toxin-antitoxin system death-on-curing family toxin encodes MKMITVDQLLIYHQKIIKATGGANGIRDQGLLESVLGKVEQTFDGKELYPGLTRKIAVVAFSLIKNHGFVDGNKRIGVAVMLLLLRLNGYSIRYSQDELVQLGLGTAEGKLNEKDIEEWIVRHRE; translated from the coding sequence ATGAAAATGATTACCGTTGACCAATTGCTGATCTATCATCAAAAGATTATAAAGGCGACTGGTGGAGCGAATGGAATCAGGGATCAAGGCTTGCTAGAAAGTGTATTGGGTAAAGTTGAACAAACCTTTGACGGTAAAGAACTGTACCCGGGGCTTACAAGGAAAATCGCTGTCGTGGCTTTCTCTTTAATCAAAAACCATGGATTTGTGGATGGAAATAAACGGATCGGAGTAGCCGTTATGCTACTTTTACTCCGATTAAACGGATATTCTATTCGATATAGTCAAGACGAACTCGTTCAATTAGGGTTGGGAACAGCAGAAGGCAAATTGAATGAAAAAGATATCGAGGAATGGATTGTAAGGCATCGGGAATAA
- a CDS encoding DUF2281 domain-containing protein, which translates to MSLEQKLINDFLSLPQEKQMEVIDFVEFLKTKSTPQTESIMDDIINENLEALKELAK; encoded by the coding sequence ATGAGTCTGGAACAAAAATTGATTAACGACTTTTTGTCTTTGCCCCAAGAAAAACAAATGGAAGTCATTGATTTTGTTGAGTTTTTAAAGACAAAAAGCACACCTCAGACAGAGTCTATAATGGACGATATCATTAATGAAAATTTAGAAGCGCTTAAAGAACTCGCCAAATGA
- a CDS encoding YdeI/OmpD-associated family protein produces the protein MNQPQTNPKVDAFLERASQWQSEYAKLRSLALDSEMTEDLKWGQPCYTIQGGNVVLIHGFKEYCALLFIKGSLLQDNEQMLIQQTQKVQAGRQLRFRNLEEIEQQEERIRAYIREAIGIERAGLKVELKPSEEVAIPLELQARFDGSPELKTAFEALTPGRQRAYLLHFSEPKQSKTREARIDKHAPRIMQGQGMNDR, from the coding sequence ATGAATCAACCGCAAACGAACCCCAAAGTCGACGCTTTTCTGGAACGGGCCAGTCAGTGGCAGAGCGAATACGCGAAATTGAGAAGTCTGGCGCTGGACAGCGAAATGACGGAAGACTTGAAGTGGGGCCAGCCGTGTTACACGATCCAGGGCGGCAACGTCGTACTGATCCACGGATTCAAAGAATACTGCGCGCTGCTGTTCATCAAAGGCTCGCTGCTGCAAGACAACGAACAGATGCTGATCCAGCAGACGCAGAAAGTGCAGGCGGGCCGCCAGCTGCGTTTTCGCAATCTGGAAGAGATCGAGCAGCAGGAAGAACGCATCCGGGCGTATATCCGCGAAGCGATCGGGATCGAACGCGCCGGCCTCAAGGTTGAGCTGAAGCCAAGCGAGGAGGTTGCGATCCCTTTGGAACTTCAAGCTCGCTTCGACGGCAGTCCCGAGCTGAAGACGGCGTTCGAAGCGCTGACACCGGGCCGCCAACGCGCGTATCTGCTGCATTTCTCCGAACCGAAGCAGTCCAAGACCCGCGAAGCGAGAATCGACAAGCACGCGCCGCGGATCATGCAGGGACAAGGAATGAACGATCGGTAA
- a CDS encoding glycerophosphodiester phosphodiesterase: MNRFPLITAHTGCMGYLAHSLESLCAALKLGVDVYEDDIRVTVDGVPVLAHDDEVKLSRGRRGSLKELTLEELEADSAAPILLLADVLSWIRTTGKRMNLDIKTADALEPVSVLVKQMKMDDRVFLSGCEYDWAVRANRIGPYLRKLLNVNVDSFRSLSYEDAVSQACEEARTAGCFGLNVPYQAVRPQLLAAARQQSLDVFAWTVAEADDMRRLAQWGVHSITTLDPAKLIAVREGTALAEAE; the protein is encoded by the coding sequence ATGAACCGATTTCCGCTGATTACCGCGCATACCGGATGTATGGGCTATCTCGCCCATTCGCTGGAGTCGCTGTGTGCCGCGTTGAAGCTGGGCGTGGATGTGTACGAAGACGATATTCGCGTGACGGTCGACGGTGTGCCCGTGCTGGCCCATGACGACGAAGTGAAGCTGTCCCGGGGACGCCGGGGCAGCCTCAAAGAGCTGACGCTCGAAGAGTTGGAAGCCGATTCGGCCGCGCCGATCCTGCTGCTTGCGGACGTGCTCAGCTGGATTCGCACGACGGGCAAACGAATGAATCTCGATATCAAGACGGCCGACGCGCTGGAGCCGGTATCCGTCCTCGTCAAGCAGATGAAAATGGACGACCGGGTGTTTTTGAGCGGCTGCGAATACGACTGGGCGGTACGCGCGAACCGGATCGGCCCGTATTTGCGCAAGCTGCTGAACGTGAACGTCGACAGCTTTCGCAGCCTCAGTTACGAAGACGCCGTCAGTCAGGCCTGCGAAGAAGCGCGCACGGCCGGCTGTTTCGGGCTGAACGTACCGTATCAGGCCGTGCGCCCGCAGCTGCTTGCCGCCGCGCGGCAGCAAAGCCTCGACGTATTCGCCTGGACCGTCGCCGAAGCCGACGACATGCGCCGCCTGGCGCAGTGGGGCGTGCATTCGATCACGACGCTCGACCCGGCGAAACTGATCGCGGTGCGGGAAGGTACGGCTTTGGCGGAAGCGGAGTGA
- a CDS encoding DUF6843 domain-containing protein, which produces MKKIAIIWIGLLLVLTVGCSERRPASVYLIPEGYEGWVLIDFDQAGAPEIPLEDGKGIFKIGSDGTLDTSTPEPARGKAEDEYYWVDGQGNRSAIEDITEVIQDPSIGTRSNGKGAEGHPLPGKKLVEQFFVGSLERMEHYPNPALAPS; this is translated from the coding sequence TTGAAAAAAATAGCAATCATCTGGATCGGCCTGCTGCTTGTGCTGACGGTCGGTTGTTCGGAGCGGCGTCCGGCCAGCGTCTACCTCATTCCCGAAGGCTATGAAGGGTGGGTCCTGATCGATTTCGACCAGGCCGGCGCACCCGAAATTCCGCTCGAAGACGGCAAAGGGATCTTCAAAATCGGCAGCGACGGCACGCTGGATACGTCGACGCCGGAACCTGCGCGCGGAAAGGCCGAAGACGAATATTATTGGGTCGACGGGCAGGGCAATCGCAGCGCGATCGAAGACATCACGGAAGTGATTCAGGACCCTTCGATCGGCACCCGCTCCAACGGCAAAGGTGCCGAAGGCCATCCGCTGCCCGGCAAGAAGCTGGTCGAGCAGTTTTTCGTCGGTTCGCTTGAGCGGATGGAGCATTACCCGAACCCCGCGCTTGCGCCGTCCTGA
- the nagB gene encoding glucosamine-6-phosphate deaminase: MNVLTFRTEEDLNRAGAGLIASLLQAQPKAVLGLATGSTPIGIYGELVKLHDSGSVSFAKARSYNLDEYVGLSGGHPASYRCFMNTHLFDKIDIDPANTHVPNGLAVDLEQECAYYDAMIEDEGIDLQLLGLGHNGHIGFNEPDDELIPGTHAATLQQQTIEANARFFDSIDEVPKQAITMGVAGIMKARQILLVVRGASKADIAKRALTGPITTQCPASLLQLHPNLVVLLDEAAGAWAK, translated from the coding sequence ATGAATGTGTTGACGTTCCGTACCGAAGAAGACCTGAACCGCGCCGGAGCCGGCTTGATCGCAAGCCTGCTGCAAGCCCAGCCCAAAGCCGTGCTCGGCCTGGCCACCGGCAGCACGCCGATCGGCATCTACGGCGAGCTGGTCAAGCTGCATGACAGCGGCAGCGTGAGCTTCGCCAAAGCCCGCTCGTACAATCTCGACGAATACGTCGGGCTGTCCGGCGGCCATCCGGCGAGCTACCGCTGCTTCATGAACACGCATCTGTTCGACAAGATCGATATCGATCCCGCCAACACGCATGTGCCGAACGGCCTTGCGGTCGATCTGGAGCAGGAATGCGCGTATTACGACGCCATGATCGAAGACGAAGGCATCGACCTCCAACTGCTCGGACTCGGCCACAACGGGCATATCGGGTTCAACGAGCCGGACGACGAACTGATTCCCGGCACCCATGCGGCGACGCTTCAGCAGCAGACGATCGAAGCGAACGCGCGCTTTTTCGATTCGATCGACGAAGTGCCCAAGCAGGCGATCACGATGGGCGTGGCCGGCATTATGAAAGCGCGGCAGATTCTGCTCGTCGTGCGCGGCGCGTCCAAAGCGGACATCGCCAAGCGCGCGCTGACCGGACCGATCACGACGCAGTGCCCGGCTTCGCTGCTGCAGCTGCATCCGAATCTCGTCGTCCTGCTCGACGAGGCGGCGGGAGCGTGGGCGAAATGA
- the nagA gene encoding N-acetylglucosamine-6-phosphate deacetylase: MLRFVNAKIVTPSGVIAGGTCIVAYGVIVSVEDAEGRAVSAGVGAAEIAGRNGAMEIAGQRGAAEIAGQRGAAEHAGQSGEQIIDAAGGWLLPGFVDIHVHGGMGEDFMDAGKPGVLDTIARFHGSHGSTSMLATTMTATRDMIDGVLEAVWTHRQRSGMPGADAAGASIEGVHLEGPFISPQWPGAQNPAHISQPRTDWLEDWEARYPGLIRQLTLAPEREGALETIAWLRANGITAALGHTDANYEEVLAAVGAGLNHAVHTFNAMTPLHHRKPGAAGAVLGTDSIAAEIIADGIHVHPGAVRLLAKVKTDGNLVLVTDAMSAAGLGDGDYFLGDLPVKVEGGVALTLGGALAGSRLTMDEGFRFLVRQAQLSVERASHAASAAPARQAGIYDKTGSIEPGKRADLVLMDEELDLRGVWAAGSKIG; encoded by the coding sequence CTGCTCCGCTTCGTCAACGCGAAGATCGTGACGCCAAGCGGCGTGATCGCCGGCGGCACCTGCATCGTGGCGTACGGCGTGATTGTCTCCGTCGAAGATGCCGAAGGCCGGGCGGTCTCGGCCGGGGTAGGGGCGGCGGAGATCGCGGGGCGGAACGGGGCGATGGAGATCGCGGGGCAGCGCGGCGCGGCGGAGATCGCGGGGCAGCGCGGCGCGGCGGAGCACGCGGGGCAGAGCGGCGAGCAGATCATCGACGCCGCCGGAGGCTGGCTGCTGCCGGGCTTCGTGGACATCCACGTCCACGGAGGGATGGGCGAAGACTTCATGGACGCCGGCAAGCCCGGCGTCCTCGATACCATCGCCAGGTTCCACGGCTCGCACGGGTCGACGTCGATGCTGGCGACGACCATGACGGCAACGCGCGACATGATCGACGGCGTGCTGGAAGCCGTCTGGACGCACCGGCAGCGCAGCGGGATGCCGGGCGCGGATGCCGCCGGCGCAAGCATCGAAGGCGTGCACCTGGAAGGGCCGTTTATTAGCCCGCAGTGGCCGGGGGCGCAGAACCCGGCCCATATCTCGCAGCCGCGGACGGATTGGCTGGAAGACTGGGAAGCGCGCTATCCCGGTCTGATACGCCAGCTGACGCTGGCGCCCGAGCGCGAAGGCGCGCTTGAGACGATCGCGTGGCTGAGAGCGAACGGCATTACGGCGGCGCTGGGACATACCGACGCCAATTACGAGGAAGTGCTGGCTGCCGTCGGCGCCGGACTGAACCATGCAGTGCATACGTTCAATGCGATGACGCCGCTGCACCATCGCAAGCCCGGCGCGGCCGGGGCGGTGCTCGGCACCGACTCGATCGCGGCCGAGATTATCGCGGACGGGATTCATGTCCATCCCGGCGCGGTCAGGCTGCTGGCGAAGGTGAAGACCGACGGGAACCTCGTCCTCGTCACCGACGCCATGTCCGCCGCGGGACTCGGCGACGGGGATTATTTCCTCGGCGACCTGCCGGTGAAGGTCGAAGGCGGCGTCGCCCTGACGCTGGGCGGCGCGCTCGCCGGCAGCCGCCTGACGATGGACGAGGGCTTCCGCTTCCTCGTCCGCCAGGCGCAGCTCAGCGTCGAGCGCGCTTCGCACGCGGCGAGCGCCGCGCCGGCCCGGCAGGCCGGCATCTACGACAAGACCGGCTCGATCGAGCCGGGCAAGCGCGCCGACCTCGTCTTGATGGACGAAGAGCTGGACCTGCGCGGCGTCTGGGCTGCAGGCAGCAAGATCGGATAG
- a CDS encoding helix-turn-helix transcriptional regulator, whose amino-acid sequence MKKAERLNVMQRYAYRKRRFTLRELMEEFGISRSTAIRSVQSMEELGLPLYAEHGRGGGYRVLDTASLPPVSFTDDEVLSLYFAMQAVRGTAGDPFRVSFASIHAKFMDVVSEEQRRQIQRFEHRIAFSSHESAASAEPGEHLEQLLQAAVRGQVLAIRYASGSGAGSGPNRRPDSSPDSPGPSEQAIPGRPPGSPDPPDPPRSPEQAIPNGSPGTPEATEAPPIDASPGRPSGPAARRIQPFAVYAARGFWYCRAYDLDKSDYRVFRCDRILSAEPVADEPLADLLPLDLRDAHTLRRPSPQAIPFRCAVAPEAVSRLRCGLYPSMTLTEPDAGPQGEPGGAILSGTYEPQETDFIVSFLAGFGESFQILEPETLRTLLRAHYLRLIERL is encoded by the coding sequence ATGAAAAAAGCGGAACGGCTCAACGTCATGCAGCGCTACGCTTACCGCAAACGGCGGTTCACGCTGCGCGAGCTGATGGAAGAATTCGGCATCTCCCGCAGTACCGCGATCCGCAGCGTTCAGTCAATGGAAGAACTGGGCCTGCCGCTGTACGCGGAACACGGGCGCGGCGGCGGCTACCGCGTGCTCGATACCGCCTCGCTGCCGCCCGTCTCGTTCACCGACGACGAAGTGCTGTCGCTGTACTTCGCCATGCAGGCGGTGCGCGGCACAGCCGGCGATCCGTTTCGCGTCTCGTTCGCTTCGATCCATGCCAAATTCATGGACGTCGTCTCGGAGGAGCAGCGTAGGCAAATCCAACGCTTCGAACACCGGATCGCTTTTTCGTCGCACGAATCCGCCGCCTCTGCCGAACCCGGCGAGCATCTGGAGCAGCTGCTGCAGGCGGCGGTGCGCGGCCAAGTGCTGGCGATCCGTTATGCATCCGGCTCAGGGGCCGGCTCCGGGCCCAACCGTCGTCCGGACAGTTCGCCCGATTCGCCCGGTCCGTCCGAACAGGCGATCCCCGGTCGTCCGCCCGGTTCGCCCGATCCGCCCGATCCGCCCCGTTCGCCTGAACAGGCGATCCCCAATGGTTCGCCGGGAACGCCGGAAGCAACGGAAGCGCCGCCGATCGACGCCAGCCCCGGCCGCCCTTCGGGTCCGGCGGCGCGCCGCATCCAGCCTTTTGCCGTCTATGCGGCGCGCGGATTCTGGTACTGCCGCGCTTACGACCTGGACAAAAGCGATTACCGCGTCTTCCGCTGCGACCGGATCTTGTCCGCCGAACCGGTGGCGGACGAACCGCTCGCGGACCTGCTTCCGCTTGATCTGCGCGATGCCCACACCCTTCGCCGCCCGTCGCCGCAAGCGATCCCGTTCCGCTGCGCCGTCGCTCCCGAAGCCGTATCCCGGCTGCGGTGCGGCCTGTATCCGTCGATGACGTTGACGGAACCGGACGCCGGGCCGCAGGGCGAGCCGGGCGGCGCGATTCTCTCCGGCACGTATGAGCCGCAGGAGACGGACTTTATCGTCTCTTTTCTCGCCGGCTTCGGCGAATCGTTCCAAATTCTGGAGCCGGAGACGCTCCGGACGCTTCTGCGGGCGCATTATTTGCGTCTCATTGAACGGCTCTAG